Proteins from a single region of Aquirhabdus parva:
- a CDS encoding Lnb N-terminal periplasmic domain-containing protein encodes MLTKSYAISFYVSILLCCLPQAHATEPVASIQKLQQEARDRHLADAPIWQKLILFRQHAEITSPNFYFSDLAAAHLKQITPQQELEATIEALHDDPKLICQYPARYYWLSHQLRGMPSTALDSCKNLPNPEQDIRLLLVSGYLKNPVSTFGHVLITIGGQDERQNLLDSAYNYGAQIPNHESSMNYIVKGLFGFYHARFANSQYFKQDVVYAKTEQRDIWAYTLNLTAEQKALLIYHLAEIQSHSIDYYFIKQNCAYRSGELLELIADIQITNRITPWYAPEYIFDQIEEYRHLHPDFIKSVEYLPSDQNKLYFTFSKMPKRYQDEINNYIKTGELHHIEQFDIPDQEKILEFLIAYLNLKQIEKNKKEYDTQKKQLVRMRIQLPIGEDEQEMIPSRASPALGEKPSKLALGLGGDQGYLNFIVFNKDMLSANSNLHDEFKILDFSWRYQQQELKLQTADFIHILKIEDLSQKLAGEKKLSWELAVGAKPDIYTGELHRPYTRGSLGVGYDFAPHWVGYSLLGAELNDSPDKLDAVSETAVVYQQEPFAVKLSQTFQQRRDHALAHETRFELRYRVAKNMDFKLQLSNRDNNLAYQYYW; translated from the coding sequence ATGCTAACTAAATCATATGCCATATCTTTTTACGTTAGCATTCTGCTGTGCTGTTTACCGCAAGCCCATGCAACAGAACCCGTAGCGAGTATACAAAAGCTTCAACAAGAAGCCCGCGATCGGCATTTAGCCGACGCCCCGATCTGGCAGAAGCTGATTTTGTTTAGACAGCATGCCGAAATCACATCTCCAAACTTTTATTTCAGTGATTTGGCCGCAGCACACCTCAAACAGATCACCCCACAACAGGAGTTAGAAGCAACAATCGAAGCGCTACATGATGACCCAAAACTCATCTGCCAATACCCTGCACGCTATTATTGGTTAAGCCATCAATTAAGGGGGATGCCTTCTACGGCTTTAGACAGCTGTAAAAATCTGCCTAACCCAGAGCAAGACATCCGACTATTATTAGTCAGCGGCTATTTAAAAAATCCAGTCTCTACATTTGGACATGTTCTTATCACCATCGGTGGACAGGATGAGCGGCAAAATCTATTAGACAGTGCCTATAACTACGGCGCACAAATACCCAATCACGAAAGCAGTATGAACTATATCGTTAAAGGCTTATTCGGCTTTTATCATGCACGTTTTGCAAATAGTCAATATTTTAAGCAGGATGTGGTTTACGCTAAGACTGAGCAGCGGGATATCTGGGCCTACACTTTAAATCTCACAGCTGAACAAAAAGCGCTGTTGATTTATCACTTGGCAGAGATCCAGTCTCACTCGATAGACTATTATTTTATTAAGCAAAACTGCGCGTATCGTTCAGGCGAGCTGTTAGAACTAATTGCGGATATTCAAATCACCAACCGCATTACGCCTTGGTATGCACCGGAGTATATCTTTGATCAGATTGAGGAATATCGACACCTTCATCCTGATTTTATTAAAAGTGTGGAGTACCTGCCCTCCGATCAAAATAAGTTATATTTTACTTTCTCTAAAATGCCAAAACGGTATCAAGATGAAATTAATAACTATATCAAAACAGGTGAACTTCATCATATCGAACAGTTTGACATTCCAGATCAAGAAAAAATATTAGAATTTTTAATTGCTTATCTGAATTTAAAACAAATTGAAAAGAACAAAAAAGAGTATGACACGCAGAAAAAACAATTGGTCAGAATGCGCATTCAGCTTCCGATTGGTGAGGATGAGCAAGAGATGATACCCTCTCGTGCCTCTCCGGCTCTGGGTGAGAAGCCCAGTAAACTCGCACTGGGTCTAGGCGGTGATCAGGGATATCTGAACTTCATCGTGTTTAATAAAGATATGCTCAGTGCAAATAGTAATTTGCATGACGAGTTCAAAATATTAGATTTTTCTTGGAGATATCAGCAGCAAGAGCTCAAGCTACAGACAGCCGATTTCATTCATATTTTAAAGATTGAAGATCTGAGTCAAAAGCTGGCAGGAGAAAAAAAACTGTCATGGGAGCTCGCTGTCGGTGCCAAGCCTGATATCTATACGGGAGAGTTACATCGCCCTTATACCCGTGGCAGCCTAGGTGTCGGTTATGACTTTGCTCCGCACTGGGTCGGATATAGCTTACTGGGCGCGGAGCTCAATGACAGTCCTGACAAGTTAGATGCCGTCAGTGAAACGGCTGTGGTCTATCAGCAAGAGCCCTTTGCTGTGAAGCTTAGTCAAACTTTTCAGCAACGACGAGACCATGCTTTAGCGCATGAGACGCGCTTTGAGCTGCGATATCGGGTAGCAAAGAATATGGACTTCAAACTACAGCTTTCTAATCGCGATAATAATCTGGCCTATCAGTATTATTGGTAA
- a CDS encoding histidine phosphatase family protein: MSTITLIRHGQASFGKSDYDQLSDIGYDQARRLGVALAEREESIDTVFIGGMLRHRQTAETCLESMGLDLPLQVLPDFSEFNHEHILEKSEPRYRDREWIIQQAMQQSVRPEEVFMQMFKASITRWVDGQHEQDYDETWPQFQQRVKSGLDTVAALLNQSQHALVFTSGGCISVIAQALLELNNSATFRTNWTLANCGLTRIAQSARHRNLMSLNEYGHFSGRHHSLLTFR, from the coding sequence ATGTCTACCATTACCCTGATTCGCCATGGTCAAGCTTCGTTCGGAAAATCCGATTACGACCAACTTTCAGATATCGGTTATGACCAAGCACGACGCCTTGGTGTAGCCCTTGCCGAACGCGAGGAGTCGATTGATACCGTCTTCATTGGCGGCATGTTGCGTCATCGCCAAACTGCAGAGACTTGCCTTGAGTCGATGGGGCTCGACTTACCCTTACAAGTACTACCCGATTTCAGCGAATTTAACCACGAGCACATTCTTGAAAAATCTGAGCCGCGCTATCGTGACCGGGAATGGATTATTCAGCAAGCCATGCAGCAATCTGTTCGGCCTGAAGAGGTCTTTATGCAAATGTTTAAGGCTTCGATTACCCGTTGGGTCGATGGTCAACATGAGCAGGATTACGATGAGACATGGCCCCAGTTTCAACAGCGTGTGAAGTCAGGATTGGACACAGTCGCTGCATTGCTGAATCAATCCCAACATGCGCTGGTCTTTACGTCGGGTGGATGCATCTCGGTCATTGCTCAAGCGTTATTGGAACTCAACAATAGCGCGACCTTCCGTACCAACTGGACTCTCGCCAATTGCGGATTGACCCGTATCGCCCAAAGTGCTCGACATCGCAATCTGATGAGTCTCAATGAATATGGACATTTTAGCGGCCGTCATCACTCGCTTTTGACATTTCGCTAA
- a CDS encoding DUF3015 family protein → MLKKAFALLVISAALSVAAPAQAKSNYSLQHIYTQCGIGGLIFGKISPVLAVISNVTWDLGTTAALSDSLSPNLCGGQIVARAVFIKENFPSIEQDLASGRGEHLTALNGLMACPAANSHIRDDYAHYTLSPAYQQGKTTENSEELFQIVNDNMEAAHCSIA, encoded by the coding sequence ATGTTAAAAAAAGCTTTTGCTTTACTAGTTATCTCTGCTGCGCTATCTGTAGCCGCACCTGCTCAAGCTAAATCCAACTATAGCCTGCAACACATCTATACCCAATGCGGTATTGGCGGCTTGATATTCGGAAAAATCAGCCCTGTTCTTGCAGTCATTTCGAACGTGACTTGGGACTTGGGTACAACAGCAGCACTTTCAGACTCACTGTCCCCAAACCTTTGTGGCGGTCAAATCGTTGCCAGAGCCGTGTTCATTAAAGAAAACTTTCCATCCATTGAACAAGATCTGGCAAGTGGTCGCGGCGAACATTTAACCGCGCTAAACGGCTTGATGGCATGTCCAGCAGCGAATAGCCATATTCGTGATGACTATGCACACTACACGCTAAGCCCAGCTTATCAGCAAGGAAAGACCACTGAGAACAGCGAAGAGTTATTCCAGATTGTGAATGACAATATGGAAGCAGCTCATTGCTCAATCGCTTAA
- a CDS encoding DNA-3-methyladenine glycosylase I, with product MQAFSKIYERALDRKGGVEALNQLLPVVLSRDELAAIPDSCYLSMIAKGINQAGFNWQVIENKWPQFEEAFLGFDVEKLALLPDTVWDAYLFDTRVVRNWQKIEAVYKNAVFLRELAEEHGSAANFFANWDEQDQLGLLQYLKKHGSRLGGMTGRYFLRRMGKDMYLLSRDVILALQHAGLDIADEPSSQKDLKRIQSCFDQWHVETNLPYSHLSKIAAYSVGENYPADYVVERMGGS from the coding sequence ATGCAAGCATTTAGTAAAATCTATGAACGTGCACTGGATCGCAAAGGTGGCGTCGAAGCATTGAATCAGCTATTGCCTGTTGTGTTAAGCCGTGATGAGCTCGCGGCAATACCAGACTCTTGCTATCTTTCAATGATTGCTAAAGGCATTAATCAAGCCGGATTTAATTGGCAAGTGATCGAGAATAAATGGCCGCAGTTTGAGGAAGCTTTTCTGGGTTTTGATGTGGAAAAATTAGCGCTCTTACCCGATACCGTCTGGGATGCTTATCTGTTCGATACGAGAGTTGTGCGTAATTGGCAAAAGATTGAAGCTGTCTATAAGAATGCCGTCTTTTTGCGAGAGCTTGCTGAGGAACATGGCAGTGCTGCTAATTTCTTTGCCAATTGGGATGAACAGGATCAATTAGGCTTGCTGCAATATTTGAAAAAGCATGGCAGCCGTTTAGGTGGCATGACGGGGCGTTATTTTTTACGTCGTATGGGCAAGGATATGTATCTGCTGAGTCGTGATGTGATACTGGCATTACAGCATGCGGGACTTGATATCGCGGATGAGCCCAGCAGCCAAAAAGATTTAAAGCGTATCCAAAGTTGTTTTGACCAATGGCATGTAGAAACAAACTTACCTTATAGTCACTTGAGTAAGATTGCTGCGTATTCGGTCGGAGAGAATTATCCTGCGGATTATGTGGTAGAGCGAATGGGTGGTAGTTAA
- a CDS encoding LysR family transcriptional regulator, which translates to MHEINELNRLDRLDLNLFRVFDTVYRERNLTHAAEILSLSQSAVSHAVGRLRVSLGDPLFVREGQGVVPTPLADRLWPDVKEALALFRQAVLRNQSFEPARDISHITLAMNDKLEPSILPVITQALHAKIPNLELSSIRLDRENLRADLVAGRIDFAIDVAQPTSPDICHVSLLKDEFAVVSRQPRELDAGAYLAARHITVSSRRSGKSVEDIALSRLGIERQVVVRCQYYEAACRLVAQSDLLLTMPLHQAMTMNTALGNVILPLPLSLPGIELHLYWHQQRQADPANQWLRGELMGLFDQKEEKKVDEIAGSSEV; encoded by the coding sequence ATGCATGAAATTAATGAATTAAATCGATTAGATCGTCTGGACCTCAATTTGTTCCGCGTCTTTGATACGGTCTATCGTGAACGTAATCTGACCCATGCCGCTGAAATATTGTCTTTAAGTCAGTCGGCAGTCAGTCATGCTGTCGGGCGATTACGTGTCAGCCTCGGTGATCCTTTGTTTGTGCGGGAAGGGCAAGGGGTGGTGCCAACACCGCTTGCTGATCGCCTCTGGCCAGATGTCAAAGAGGCATTAGCCCTCTTTCGTCAAGCAGTACTGCGCAATCAAAGCTTTGAACCCGCACGTGATATAAGCCATATCACACTGGCCATGAATGACAAGTTAGAACCCAGCATTCTGCCGGTCATCACCCAAGCACTGCACGCCAAAATCCCCAATCTTGAGCTTTCCAGTATCCGCCTAGACCGTGAGAACTTACGTGCAGATCTTGTGGCAGGTCGTATTGATTTTGCGATTGATGTTGCGCAGCCAACGTCGCCTGATATTTGTCATGTGTCCTTACTCAAGGATGAGTTTGCGGTGGTGAGTCGACAGCCGCGTGAGCTTGATGCTGGTGCATATTTGGCAGCGCGTCATATCACGGTGTCTTCACGCCGTTCAGGCAAGTCGGTTGAAGATATTGCTCTATCACGTTTAGGCATTGAGCGTCAGGTGGTGGTGCGTTGCCAATATTACGAGGCGGCTTGTCGCTTGGTTGCTCAGAGTGATCTGTTGCTGACGATGCCCCTGCATCAAGCCATGACCATGAATACTGCGCTGGGGAATGTCATCCTACCGCTCCCATTATCTCTGCCCGGCATTGAGCTGCATCTGTATTGGCACCAACAGCGGCAAGCCGATCCGGCGAATCAGTGGTTAAGAGGGGAGTTGATGGGGCTGTTTGATCAGAAAGAAGAAAAGAAAGTCGATGAGATTGCAGGCAGTAGTGAGGTATGA
- a CDS encoding SDR family oxidoreductase translates to MSTLSSKTKRVFITGGASGLGRALAFHYAHAGCQVCIADVSDARGEETRQELQRISPSTEMLYRHADVTHEEDLQIIADELNQRWGGLDVLINNAGVAQAGAIEDVLLSDWEWILNINLLGVVRGCKVFTPIFKRQGHGHIVNIASMAGLLDVPRMASYNVSKAAVVALSGTLEQELMDAGIHVSVVCPSFFQTNLEETMRTTDPSLKKMMGKLLSSGKLSAEQVAEKIVLGVEKHESYILPHIAGERLWLAKRYLPQRLYSKLFQRSVSRMKPRKN, encoded by the coding sequence ATGTCAACACTATCATCAAAAACTAAACGCGTCTTTATTACTGGCGGTGCAAGTGGCTTGGGCCGAGCACTCGCTTTCCACTATGCCCATGCAGGTTGCCAGGTCTGCATCGCGGATGTCAGTGACGCACGCGGTGAAGAGACCCGTCAAGAACTACAGCGTATCAGCCCTTCGACGGAGATGCTTTACCGTCATGCAGACGTGACCCATGAAGAAGACCTACAAATCATCGCTGATGAGCTCAATCAACGTTGGGGAGGTCTGGATGTCCTCATCAATAATGCGGGCGTCGCTCAAGCGGGTGCGATAGAAGACGTGTTGCTCAGTGACTGGGAGTGGATTCTCAATATTAATCTGCTGGGTGTGGTACGCGGCTGCAAGGTCTTTACACCGATTTTCAAACGCCAAGGTCATGGTCATATCGTCAACATTGCTTCCATGGCAGGTTTACTCGATGTTCCTCGTATGGCCTCTTATAACGTTTCCAAGGCAGCCGTGGTCGCTCTTTCAGGAACGCTTGAGCAAGAGCTCATGGATGCAGGCATCCATGTCAGTGTCGTCTGCCCGTCCTTCTTCCAAACTAATCTTGAAGAAACCATGCGCACGACTGACCCAAGCCTCAAGAAAATGATGGGCAAGCTGCTCAGCAGCGGCAAGCTCTCCGCTGAACAAGTGGCGGAAAAAATCGTTCTTGGTGTGGAAAAGCATGAATCATATATCTTGCCGCATATTGCTGGTGAGCGCCTCTGGTTGGCTAAACGCTACCTGCCCCAGCGGCTCTACAGCAAACTCTTTCAGCGCAGTGTTAGTCGGATGAAGCCGCGTAAAAACTGA
- a CDS encoding SDR family NAD(P)-dependent oxidoreductase, whose protein sequence is MKKLDLKDKVILITGASGGIGKAVAEGFYKCGAKLVLTDLSLEALNTTFAEMDHSRVFIATLNVVNMAETKAVVAEAIKRFGRIDVAFANAGIGAKTPTTMLAITDDEFQQIVNVDLFGVWNTIKATLPHIIDAQGHILITASIYAFVNGMANAPYAASKAAVESLGRALRTELAGTGATAGVLYPGWVETPIAKVAFGGHQEATTLVKHAMPGPFGRAVQPSVIADAVIAGVESRASRIIAPKRWIPMSLLRGLLNATSDALLDRDRKVHQLIRSLEKRAIAKHLD, encoded by the coding sequence ATGAAAAAGCTTGACCTCAAAGACAAGGTAATTCTGATTACAGGGGCGTCTGGGGGAATTGGTAAAGCCGTCGCTGAAGGATTTTATAAATGTGGCGCGAAACTGGTATTAACGGATTTGTCTTTGGAAGCGCTGAATACCACTTTTGCTGAAATGGATCACAGTCGCGTTTTCATCGCAACGCTAAATGTGGTCAACATGGCCGAAACCAAAGCAGTTGTGGCAGAAGCCATCAAACGATTTGGTCGAATTGACGTGGCATTTGCTAATGCTGGAATTGGCGCAAAGACGCCTACCACGATGCTCGCTATTACGGATGACGAGTTTCAGCAAATTGTCAATGTAGACCTGTTCGGGGTTTGGAATACCATCAAAGCCACATTACCGCATATCATTGATGCTCAAGGACATATCCTTATTACTGCCTCTATTTATGCTTTCGTGAATGGCATGGCGAATGCGCCCTATGCGGCCTCAAAAGCAGCGGTTGAATCATTGGGCAGAGCTTTGCGCACCGAACTGGCTGGAACTGGCGCAACCGCTGGGGTCTTGTATCCGGGCTGGGTGGAGACGCCGATTGCAAAAGTTGCTTTTGGAGGACATCAAGAAGCGACCACACTTGTTAAGCATGCCATGCCCGGTCCTTTTGGTCGTGCGGTTCAACCTTCTGTAATCGCTGATGCCGTCATCGCAGGGGTTGAATCTAGAGCATCGCGTATCATTGCACCGAAGCGATGGATCCCTATGTCACTCCTGCGCGGCTTATTAAATGCAACCAGCGATGCCTTGCTTGATCGCGATCGTAAAGTTCATCAGCTCATTCGATCGCTTGAAAAACGGGCAATCGCTAAACACCTAGACTAA
- a CDS encoding SDR family oxidoreductase, with translation MRKNILITGASSGIGAGMAREFAARGHNLALCARRIERLDELQHELTEKYGVKVSVRVLDVNDYPQVFEVFEAFAAEFGQLDRIIVNAGVGNGRRIGKGHFEINRQTAETNFIAGLAQCEAAVGIFRRQNAGHLVTISSMSAFRGLPRHLTTYAASKAAIAALTEGIRAELFDTPIKVSTILPGYIRTELNAGAKKLPFEVSEEVGSKALVRAIDREPSTACVPGWPWTLVGFFMKHFPLKWVIKLG, from the coding sequence ATGCGCAAAAATATCCTCATCACCGGTGCAAGCTCTGGAATCGGCGCGGGTATGGCTCGCGAGTTTGCCGCCCGTGGACATAACCTTGCCCTGTGTGCACGACGTATTGAACGTTTAGATGAGCTCCAGCATGAGCTGACCGAAAAATATGGCGTCAAGGTGTCGGTACGCGTGCTCGACGTGAATGATTATCCGCAAGTTTTTGAAGTCTTTGAAGCGTTTGCTGCTGAATTTGGTCAACTAGACCGCATCATCGTCAATGCTGGCGTGGGCAATGGGCGACGCATCGGTAAAGGTCATTTTGAGATTAATCGTCAGACGGCCGAAACCAACTTCATCGCAGGGCTTGCACAGTGTGAAGCTGCTGTCGGTATATTCCGCCGCCAGAATGCTGGTCATCTGGTGACGATCTCATCCATGAGTGCATTCCGAGGATTACCCCGCCACCTGACCACGTATGCTGCAAGTAAAGCCGCGATCGCCGCACTGACCGAAGGCATCCGTGCAGAACTCTTTGACACGCCGATCAAAGTCAGTACGATCTTGCCCGGCTACATCCGGACAGAACTCAACGCTGGAGCCAAAAAATTACCTTTTGAAGTCAGTGAAGAAGTCGGAAGTAAAGCCTTAGTTCGCGCAATTGATCGTGAACCGAGCACGGCATGTGTACCGGGCTGGCCTTGGACATTGGTCGGATTCTTTATGAAGCATTTTCCGCTCAAATGGGTAATTAAATTAGGCTAG
- a CDS encoding acyl-CoA dehydrogenase family protein: MQFELSSRGQDVLERVKAFIRDHIEPVEPAFWAEVRATNPSGDWQHWKVPTILEDLKNKAKEQGLWNLWLPDAELGAGLNIQEYAHIAEQTGRSLLAPTVFNCNAPDTGNMEVLWRYGSEEQKKQWLSPLLAGEIRSVFFMTEPDVASSDATNMQATAIIDHDEIVLNGRKWWSSGVGDPHCKIGIFMAHTPNEGRGRHHQHSMVLVPLDTPGVKIERMLPVFGEYDAPHGHGEVSFTNVRVPISNFIVGPGEGFAIAQGRLGPGRIHHCMRCIGAAEKALELMIDRGTQRVAFGKPVINLGGNLERVADARIAIDQARLMTLYAAWKMDTYGTSGAMTEISAIKVIAPNVLQQVVDMAIQIHGGAGVSQDTPLTGFFIQARSLRLADGPDEVHKGVIARIELAKRNTGETKSK; this comes from the coding sequence ATGCAATTCGAACTGAGCAGCCGAGGACAGGACGTTTTAGAGCGCGTTAAAGCGTTTATTCGCGATCATATCGAACCTGTCGAACCTGCATTCTGGGCAGAAGTTCGTGCCACCAATCCCAGCGGTGACTGGCAACACTGGAAAGTTCCTACGATACTTGAAGACCTGAAAAACAAAGCAAAAGAACAAGGTTTATGGAATCTCTGGCTACCTGATGCTGAGCTTGGCGCAGGGCTTAATATTCAAGAATATGCACACATCGCCGAGCAAACGGGTCGCAGCCTCCTCGCTCCTACCGTATTTAACTGTAACGCTCCCGATACAGGCAACATGGAAGTGCTGTGGCGCTATGGCAGCGAAGAGCAAAAGAAACAATGGCTCTCCCCACTATTAGCCGGTGAGATTCGCTCCGTATTTTTTATGACAGAACCTGATGTTGCCTCTTCGGATGCGACCAATATGCAAGCCACGGCCATTATCGATCACGATGAAATCGTACTGAATGGTCGTAAGTGGTGGTCGAGCGGGGTCGGTGATCCGCACTGCAAAATCGGTATCTTCATGGCGCACACTCCTAACGAAGGAAGAGGTCGGCATCACCAGCACTCTATGGTTTTGGTACCACTCGATACTCCGGGGGTCAAAATTGAACGCATGCTGCCTGTCTTTGGTGAATATGATGCTCCGCATGGTCATGGTGAAGTCAGTTTCACCAATGTACGGGTACCGATCAGCAATTTTATTGTCGGCCCGGGTGAAGGTTTTGCCATTGCCCAAGGGCGTCTCGGCCCCGGTCGGATTCATCACTGTATGCGCTGCATCGGCGCTGCGGAAAAAGCGCTGGAACTTATGATTGATCGCGGTACACAGCGTGTGGCTTTTGGCAAACCAGTCATTAATCTAGGCGGCAATCTTGAGCGTGTCGCTGATGCACGCATCGCCATTGATCAAGCCCGCCTCATGACGCTCTACGCGGCATGGAAAATGGATACTTATGGTACCTCAGGCGCGATGACCGAAATTTCAGCTATCAAAGTGATAGCCCCGAATGTCTTGCAACAAGTCGTCGATATGGCGATCCAGATACATGGCGGTGCAGGCGTATCTCAGGATACTCCCCTTACGGGCTTCTTTATTCAAGCCCGTAGTTTAAGACTTGCGGACGGACCCGATGAGGTGCATAAAGGAGTCATCGCACGTATTGAGCTTGCCAAACGAAACACTGGCGAGACAAAATCTAAATAA
- a CDS encoding phosphotransferase family protein yields MALIDQGGSIRHGEELDIQKVDRWLRQHLPDLAQELPEVTQYSGGASNWTYHLKYANHDLILRRPPAGTKAKGAHDMVREYNIQKQLKDAYPAVPEMIALCQDDAIIGCEFYIMRRIEGIIPRANLPKELTMTKDEVHTLCTNTLDQLIALHQVDYRAAGLESIGKGSGYCKRQVDGWSGRYEKVKTWNVPSYKGIRQWLADHTPEDSATCVIHNDWRFDNVVLDPTQPTQVIGVLDWEMATLGDPLMELGNVLAYWIQSNDDIILRKMRRQPTHLPGMLTRSEVVDYYQQKTGVEIKNWAFYEVAGLFRVAVIAQQIYYRYHHKQTDNPAFKNFWLINWAIWRRCRQTIAASRG; encoded by the coding sequence ATGGCACTCATTGATCAAGGCGGCTCCATCCGTCATGGCGAAGAACTGGATATCCAGAAAGTTGATCGTTGGTTACGGCAGCATTTACCCGATCTTGCGCAAGAACTGCCTGAGGTCACTCAATATTCTGGCGGCGCATCAAACTGGACCTATCATCTGAAGTACGCCAATCACGATCTGATTCTGCGTCGCCCACCTGCTGGCACCAAGGCCAAAGGCGCACATGACATGGTGCGCGAATACAATATTCAGAAGCAGTTGAAAGACGCTTACCCTGCAGTACCTGAGATGATTGCGCTCTGCCAAGATGATGCAATCATTGGCTGTGAGTTCTATATCATGCGCCGCATCGAAGGCATCATCCCGCGCGCTAACCTGCCTAAAGAATTGACGATGACCAAGGATGAGGTACACACCTTATGTACCAACACACTCGATCAGCTCATCGCTCTACATCAAGTGGACTATCGCGCGGCAGGTCTTGAATCGATCGGCAAAGGGAGTGGCTACTGTAAACGTCAAGTCGATGGCTGGAGCGGACGCTATGAAAAAGTAAAAACATGGAATGTCCCGTCCTACAAGGGTATTCGCCAATGGCTCGCAGACCATACCCCCGAGGACTCTGCAACCTGTGTCATCCATAACGATTGGCGCTTTGACAACGTTGTTCTTGACCCAACCCAGCCAACACAGGTGATTGGTGTATTAGATTGGGAGATGGCAACGCTTGGTGACCCACTGATGGAACTGGGTAATGTGCTCGCCTATTGGATTCAATCGAATGACGACATTATTCTGCGCAAGATGCGTCGCCAGCCAACCCATCTTCCTGGAATGCTCACCCGATCAGAAGTGGTCGATTACTATCAGCAAAAAACTGGTGTCGAAATCAAAAACTGGGCGTTCTATGAAGTTGCGGGTTTATTCCGTGTCGCCGTCATCGCCCAGCAAATCTATTACCGTTATCACCATAAACAAACAGATAACCCAGCGTTCAAAAACTTTTGGCTCATCAACTGGGCCATCTGGAGACGTTGTCGTCAAACCATCGCGGCAAGTCGAGGTTAA
- a CDS encoding GGDEF domain-containing protein: protein MKLNDTDVLTLEHEKITKLLHSRKYFLRFPHKLEKEYRYHYQNEAAREFRTRGVIIFLLYVLLSLGIYQLLPASQVWNWFVLYSWVGSCVFVGWVLSLFKRFSQWFDVYTCVCCSLAIAITFVITVVLASGESSILYHAAMMYAVVIVYGFVGMRFYTATLAGWSGGLLGILVTHYIKHPIDWTILHRTYTFSSFLGMSLVFATDHRHRQNYLQGLLNAVQAKQLEVLSHQDVLTGLANRRYLDMVMQREWDRAMRHQTPLAIMMVDVDFFKNYNDHLGHIEGDYCLKLIADGIAKIATRSDDFVARYGGEEFFLLFAMTEEAQAILQAKRLLEVINDLAIPHPVSTISKSVTISIGLASTVPQMGQRPVDFIKKVDQALYKAKSQGRNGFVVAEI from the coding sequence ATGAAATTAAATGACACGGATGTGTTAACGCTTGAACATGAAAAAATCACCAAACTCTTGCATAGCCGAAAATATTTTCTTCGTTTCCCGCACAAACTTGAAAAAGAATACCGCTATCACTACCAAAATGAGGCTGCTCGGGAGTTTCGTACTCGTGGTGTGATCATCTTTTTGCTGTATGTTCTTCTGTCCTTAGGGATTTATCAGCTACTGCCAGCTTCTCAAGTTTGGAATTGGTTTGTGCTCTATAGCTGGGTGGGGAGCTGCGTCTTTGTCGGATGGGTCTTGTCCCTGTTTAAGCGATTCTCGCAGTGGTTTGATGTTTATACCTGTGTATGCTGCTCACTGGCGATCGCCATTACCTTTGTCATTACTGTTGTTCTCGCCTCGGGTGAAAGCAGCATTCTCTATCATGCTGCGATGATGTACGCGGTCGTGATCGTCTATGGTTTTGTCGGCATGCGTTTTTATACGGCAACGTTAGCAGGGTGGTCCGGTGGTTTACTGGGGATCTTGGTGACGCACTATATTAAGCACCCAATTGATTGGACGATTCTGCATCGCACTTATACCTTCAGCAGTTTTTTGGGGATGAGTCTGGTGTTTGCTACCGATCATCGTCATCGACAGAATTATTTACAAGGTCTGCTGAATGCGGTGCAAGCCAAACAGTTGGAAGTACTGTCCCATCAAGATGTGCTAACGGGTCTTGCCAATCGGCGCTATCTGGATATGGTCATGCAGCGTGAGTGGGATCGTGCAATGCGACATCAAACGCCACTTGCCATTATGATGGTGGATGTTGATTTTTTTAAGAACTACAACGATCATTTAGGTCATATCGAAGGGGATTATTGCCTTAAGTTAATCGCAGACGGCATCGCAAAAATCGCGACGCGCAGTGATGATTTTGTGGCGCGATATGGCGGCGAGGAGTTCTTTTTATTATTTGCCATGACTGAGGAAGCACAGGCGATACTTCAGGCTAAACGATTATTAGAGGTGATCAATGATCTTGCGATTCCACATCCTGTAAGTACGATATCGAAGTCAGTCACGATCAGTATTGGTCTGGCTTCCACAGTGCCCCAGATGGGCCAACGACCTGTCGATTTCATCAAAAAGGTCGATCAGGCTTTATATAAAGCAAAAAGCCAAGGGCGCAATGGTTTTGTCGTGGCGGAGATTTGA